Within Nocardioides rotundus, the genomic segment ACCGGCTCTCACGAGCCGGTCACCGCGAAGCGAACGCCGCCCTCTACCGAGCTGTGATCGTCCGGATGAGGTTCCATCAGCCGACCATCGATTACGTCGCCCGACGCACTGCCGAGGGGCTGTCTAAACGCGACATCATCCGGTGCCTCAAGCGTTACCTCGCCCGCGAGGTGTACCAAGCCGTGATGACCGACCACCGCGCCCGCCGGGGCGAGGCGCCACAATGAAGTCTTGACCTATAGGGGCGTCAACGCCGCCGCTGAGGCGTTCTTCAGCAGCCTGGAGTGGGAGGTTCTCTCACGCCACGAGTTCGAGCACACCCGCCAGGCCCAGGCTGTCGTGCTGGACTGGTGCTACGGGTTCTACAACCACGAACGCCGGCACAGCTCGGCAGGCATGATGAGCCCGGTCAGCTACGAGAACACCGCGGCCCCCGACCGGGAAGCCGCATAAGGAAGCCCTCCACGATTCGGGGGGAACCACAGGGGTGAGCCTGAGCGATTCCGTCTCGACGCGGGAAACGACCTGATCGAAGACAGCCAGCCGGTCGTCGGTGGTGGCGAACCTGACGCCCATGAGTTGCCGCGCTGTCTCGGCGTGCACGTTCCAGCGCCCCCAGGTTGCGCGCCGGTTAGCGACGGTCATCAGCACGACCGTGGCGAGGTCGTCGAGCTGCTCCAGGCCGAGGTCGTCCGCGCGCAGCAGGGCTTCGGTCGCGCCCTGGTCGAGCAAGTGTTGCGCCCAGGTGGTTGCGTCCTCGCCCAATGTGAGCGTCGCCCGTTCGCGCCATTCGGCGGTCAACTCCGCCAGCGAGTGCAGTTCCTTCTCGGGGCGGGTCTCCAAGGTCGCCTGCTGCCGCAGTTTCGCCACGACTCGTGCTGAGGGCTGCCTGCCGTGCTCGGCCACGTACTGCTCGATGAGCCGGTTCTTGACGGCCTCGATCCCCTCGGCTCCGTCGCGGGTGCCCGTGGTGCGGCGGGAGAACTCCGCCAGCAGCGTCGCGGGCACACCGTCGATCTCCCAGCCGGTGTTGCGGTCCTTGCCGCGATCCACCGGCACCCACGTCACCCCGAGCAGCCGTGCGGTGTGGTCGGTTAGGAAGGCGTTGTAGGTCTCTGATAGGGCGACGGCGGCTTTGTGCAGGCGGCGCGAATCCAGCGTGCGCCAACGACCGTCGATGCCCTGCACCTTGTTCGAGACGACGACGTGCGTGTGCAGTTGCGGGTCGGCGGCGCGGGAGTCGTAGTGGTCGAACGCCGTGGCGATGACCCCGACGATGGGCATCTGCGCGACCCCGCCCCGGCCCACTCTCGTTGCGGCGACGCGCTGTTCCAGCACGGCGATGGTGTCGCGCATCGCGGCGTGATGCGCCTTGGCGATCAGGGCTTGTGTGCCTGCGTCGGCTACGCCCCAGATCACGCTGACGGACTTCGGCGGGGAGAACGTCAGGTCGAACCCGGCGACGGCGGTGCGCGGAGTCTTGGCGAGTTCTTCCTCGCGGATGTATTGCACCGCTTGCTCCCGTTGCTCGCCGCGCAACTTGGGGCTCAGCCGCGCAACCCGTGCTGCAATCCGCTCGCGCGGTGGCTGCAACTTCGGGAACCGGGTGCCGAGTCGTTCGCCGGTGACCGGGTGAAGGCCCTCGCCCAGCAGCCGAGCCAGGTGCTCCTCGGTCACTGTGTCGCCCTCCGCGAGCGCCGGGGAGCGACCGTTATCGAGGCTCGTCAGGCCGGTGCCGACCCAGGTACCGGGCGGGCAGCCCGACTCGGTGTAGTACCGGGTCAGCGGGCTGCTCATCTCCCGGTCGCCGTCACCGACGACGACCGAGTGCAGCAGGTACTCGTAGCCCTTGCCCGAGGACATGGGCCGGATCGTCATCACCACGACGGCCCCTCCCTGAGACGGGCTCAGAGGGGCCGTCTCAGGGAATCAGGTGGGCGCTCCGCGCCCGAGCGGGGCACCCTGGTGCCAGACGTGTGGGGGCTGATCGGGTGTCGCTGAGTGGCTCTCGCCTGGGCAGGCGCGGAAGACTAGAGGGGTGATGCGGACTGACGGGCTTCGGGCGCTGCTGCCGCGGAGTGTCTGCGTGGTGGAGGTATCCGGGGACCTGCCGGATGCTCTAGTGTGGCCCGGCGAAGAATCCGCGGTGCGAGGGGCGGATGCGGGTCGTGTGGCGGAGTTCACGACCACCCGGCAGTGCGCGCGCCTGGCTCTCCGGCCGCTAGGATGCCCTGATCACGGAATTCCAGCCGGGCCTGACCGTGAGCCACTGTGGCCCTCTGGTGTGGTCGGCAGTCTCACGCATTGCGATGGAGTGCGCGCGGCCGCGGTGGCATGCTCGGTCGACGTTCGTGCTGTGGGCATCGATGCTGAACCTCATGCGGTGACGGAGGTGGGGGTGCTCGACGTTGCCGCGAGCGTGAGCGAGATCGAGATGCTTGACACGCTGACGGCGTCGATGAGCGATGTTGCGTGGGATCGGGTGCTATTCAGCGCGAAGGAGGCGATCTTCAAGGCATGGTTCCCGCTGACACGGCAGTGGCTGGGCTACACAGATTGCGAACTCCGCATCCACGCCGGAACCGGTACCTTCACCGGACAGTTACCATCGACTCCCGAGTGTGAAGGGCTCTACGACGGTAGTGTCGTCCACGGTCGCTGGACAATCCACGGCGGTCACGTTCTCACGGCGGTATGCATCGATACCTGAAGTTCAGCTGCCCGGAACACTCTCGTCCAGCGTCTCATGGAGTGCGGACTCGACGGCTTCCGCCGATAGTCGCCGTCTCCCAGAGACCTGCTCGCGCGCCCAGCGGTCAAGATCGAGGATCCATACCTCGGCAATGTCGAGTTGGTAGAGGCGTAGCGGGGCGTCGCCGCTCAATTGATCGGCAGTCAGTCCAGAACTCTCTTCGTCCGGGGTGCCGGGAAGCATCTGCTGGTAAAAACTAGAGACCTTCTCACGAAGTTCGGCGCAATCAAGCACGCGGCAGGAGCCTGCGACCTGGATGCCGTCGAGGCTTTGCCCGCTCGCGGGCAGGAGTGAGATCGTTGCCGCGGCCCTGCTTGTTTCGACAATGTCGCGCGAATGTCGCGCGGCCACATGTGAGCCCACGACAACGCTCAGTGGTGAAAGGAACCATGCGTACTGCAGCTGGGCCGCCCAAGGCCGGGCCTCGGTGTTCGCCGTCGCGAGGCTCAAGTACCTGCCCGTGCGAATGATCGTCGCGGCGCGTTGCGCGGAGGAGAGGCCGGTGGTCATGTGTCTGCGTGTGCCACTGAACGCTCCGCGCTGTCGTCGGTGAACATGCTGGTGCGCCCCGAGGGCCAGCCACGGAAGATCACCGAGAACATGGGAGACGTCGCGGACCAGGCGGCGAGACCGGCAGGCCGGGCCACGGGAGCT encodes:
- a CDS encoding 4'-phosphopantetheinyl transferase family protein; protein product: MGIDAEPHAVTEVGVLDVAASVSEIEMLDTLTASMSDVAWDRVLFSAKEAIFKAWFPLTRQWLGYTDCELRIHAGTGTFTGQLPSTPECEGLYDGSVVHGRWTIHGGHVLTAVCIDT
- a CDS encoding IS3 family transposase: MTYRGVNAAAEAFFSSLEWEVLSRHEFEHTRQAQAVVLDWCYGFYNHERRHSSAGMMSPVSYENTAAPDREAA